In Caproiciproducens sp. NJN-50, the following are encoded in one genomic region:
- a CDS encoding aminotransferase class I/II-fold pyridoxal phosphate-dependent enzyme yields MTGQERAPLLEALNRFKDMRIVPFDVPGHKRGRGNPELTEFLGEKCLTVDVNSMKPLDNLCHPSSVIREAEELAAGAFGAHHAFFMVNGTTSAVQSMIMSVCKKGEKIIMPRNVHRSAISALILCGAVPVYVNPGIDRRLGISLGMSLSDVSRAIEENPDAKAVFVNNPTYYGICSDLKSIVELAHKHHMLVLADEAHGTHFYFGEGLPVSAMAAGADLSAVSMHKSGGSLTQSSLLLTGPAVDESYVDQIVNLTQTTSASYLLMSSLDVSRRNLALRGGEIFRRVVSMAEYLREEINRIGGYYAFSRELVNDGTVYDFDVTKLSVHTLDIGLAGIEVYDLLRDEYDIQIEFGDLGNILAYISMGDRALDAERLVAALSEIKRRYERDKSGLLTQEYIPPQVVERPQKAFYAEKEPVPVELSAGRISGESVMCYPPGIPVVAPGERITREIVEYVRYAGEKGAMLTGMRDVSMKTIQVLKEI; encoded by the coding sequence TTGACGGGGCAGGAGCGGGCTCCGCTTCTGGAGGCCCTGAACCGCTTTAAAGACATGCGGATCGTCCCGTTTGACGTGCCCGGCCACAAACGCGGCAGGGGGAATCCCGAACTGACGGAATTCCTGGGGGAAAAATGCCTGACGGTGGACGTCAACTCGATGAAGCCGCTGGACAACCTCTGCCATCCCTCCTCGGTGATTCGGGAAGCGGAGGAACTGGCCGCCGGGGCGTTCGGCGCGCACCACGCTTTCTTCATGGTGAACGGCACCACGTCCGCGGTGCAGAGCATGATCATGAGCGTCTGCAAGAAGGGCGAAAAAATCATCATGCCGCGCAACGTTCACCGCAGCGCGATCAGCGCGCTGATTCTCTGCGGCGCGGTTCCGGTTTATGTCAACCCCGGCATCGACCGGCGCCTTGGGATTTCCCTGGGGATGTCGCTTTCGGACGTGAGCCGGGCGATCGAGGAAAATCCGGACGCAAAAGCTGTTTTTGTGAACAATCCGACTTATTACGGCATCTGCTCCGATCTGAAATCCATTGTGGAGCTGGCGCACAAACACCATATGCTCGTTCTGGCCGACGAGGCGCACGGAACCCATTTCTATTTCGGCGAGGGACTGCCGGTCTCCGCCATGGCGGCGGGAGCCGACCTGTCCGCGGTCAGCATGCACAAATCCGGCGGCTCGCTGACCCAGAGTTCCCTTCTGCTCACCGGTCCGGCCGTGGATGAAAGCTATGTCGACCAGATCGTCAACCTGACGCAGACCACCAGCGCTTCCTACCTGCTCATGTCCTCGCTGGATGTCTCCCGCCGCAATCTCGCGCTGCGGGGCGGGGAAATCTTCCGGCGCGTGGTTTCCATGGCGGAGTATCTCCGTGAAGAGATCAATCGCATCGGCGGTTATTACGCGTTTTCGCGGGAACTGGTCAACGACGGGACCGTTTACGACTTCGACGTGACCAAGCTTTCGGTCCACACGCTGGACATCGGGCTGGCGGGGATCGAGGTGTATGACCTGCTGCGGGACGAATACGATATTCAGATCGAGTTCGGGGACCTCGGCAACATCCTCGCCTACATTTCCATGGGAGACCGCGCTCTTGATGCGGAGCGGCTGGTTGCGGCCCTTTCCGAGATCAAGCGCCGCTACGAGCGCGACAAGAGCGGATTGCTCACGCAGGAATACATTCCGCCCCAGGTGGTCGAACGGCCCCAGAAGGCGTTCTACGCCGAAAAAGAGCCGGTTCCGGTGGAACTGAGCGCCGGGCGCATCAGCGGGGAATCCGTCATGTGTTATCCGCCCGGCATTCCGGTCGTGGCCCCGGGAGAACGAATTACCCGGGAAATTGTAGAATATGTTCGCTATGCCGGAGAAAAGGGCGCCATGCTGACCGGCATGCGGGATGTCAGCATGAAAACGATTCAGGTTCTGAAGGAGATTTGA
- the speD gene encoding adenosylmethionine decarboxylase, producing the protein MLRLENKLKLYGFNNLTKSLSFNIYDVCYAKSAREQRDYIAYIDEQYNSERLTDILYRVTEMIGAQVLNVSKQDYDPQGASVAFLIAEQAFPPDEIDSSCNLGRGVLHGTGSEVVAHLNKSHATVHTYPEYHPDNAIATFRVDIDISTCGEISPLNTLNYLIGSFDSDIITADYRVRGFTRDFSGKKLFMDHKITSIQDYIDAATLLKYDAIDINVYQANLFHTKLLIKDIDLQNYLFNTDVYELPPKLRLTITENLRREMIEIFSGANVYDTPEGAEH; encoded by the coding sequence GTGTTACGGTTGGAAAACAAGCTGAAACTTTACGGCTTCAACAATCTTACCAAATCGCTCAGCTTTAACATTTATGATGTTTGCTACGCGAAAAGCGCACGGGAGCAGCGTGATTATATTGCATATATCGACGAGCAGTACAACTCGGAACGTCTGACCGATATTCTTTACCGCGTGACGGAAATGATCGGCGCCCAGGTCCTGAATGTGAGCAAGCAGGATTACGACCCGCAGGGCGCGAGCGTCGCGTTCCTGATTGCCGAGCAGGCGTTTCCTCCCGATGAGATCGACAGCTCCTGCAATCTGGGCAGGGGCGTGCTCCACGGCACCGGCAGCGAGGTCGTCGCGCATCTGAACAAAAGCCACGCGACCGTGCATACCTATCCGGAGTATCATCCGGACAACGCGATCGCGACCTTCCGCGTGGACATCGACATTTCCACCTGCGGAGAGATCTCTCCTCTCAACACGCTGAATTATCTGATCGGCAGCTTCGACTCCGACATCATCACGGCCGATTACCGCGTCCGCGGCTTCACGCGCGATTTCAGCGGAAAGAAACTCTTTATGGACCATAAGATCACGTCCATTCAGGATTATATTGACGCCGCCACCCTCCTGAAATACGATGCGATCGACATCAACGTCTATCAGGCCAACCTGTTCCACACGAAGCTGCTCATCAAGGACATCGACCTTCAGAATTATCTGTTCAACACGGATGTGTATGAGCTTCCGCCCAAGCTGCGCCTGACGATCACGGAGAATCTGCGCAGGGAAATGATCGAGATTTTCAGCGGCGCGAACGTCTATGATACGCCGGAGGGAGCGGAACATTGA
- the kduI gene encoding 5-dehydro-4-deoxy-D-glucuronate isomerase — protein MDIRYSANQKDFKHYTTEEIRKEFLIERLFEPDDVTATYSHIDRIVTMGAMPVVREVRLDQNIDCWKNFGVHCFLERRELGMINIGGDGIVIADGREYAVGHLCGLYLSMGTKEVVFKAVDAARPPKFYMCSTPAHCACPTTLIPFEKAIHRRLGSSGTSNLRTINQFVHPDVLQTCQLSMGCTILEPGSVWNTMPVHTHERRMEVYLYFNIPKDNVVFHLMGEGRETRHIVMHNEQAVINPSWSIHAGCGTSNYAFIWAMAGENRAFDDMDEIPTEELK, from the coding sequence TTGGACATACGCTATTCAGCAAACCAGAAAGACTTTAAACATTACACGACCGAAGAAATCAGAAAGGAATTTCTGATCGAGAGACTCTTTGAGCCGGACGACGTCACGGCCACCTATTCCCACATCGACCGCATCGTCACCATGGGCGCCATGCCTGTCGTCCGGGAGGTCCGCCTGGATCAAAACATCGACTGCTGGAAAAATTTCGGCGTTCACTGTTTTTTGGAGCGCCGGGAACTGGGCATGATCAACATCGGCGGCGACGGGATTGTCATCGCCGACGGCAGGGAGTATGCGGTCGGGCATTTGTGCGGTTTATACCTTTCCATGGGCACCAAAGAAGTGGTTTTCAAGGCCGTGGACGCAGCGCGGCCTCCCAAATTTTACATGTGTTCCACTCCGGCTCACTGCGCTTGTCCCACGACCCTGATCCCGTTTGAAAAAGCAATCCACCGCAGGCTGGGATCTTCCGGGACCAGCAACCTGAGGACGATCAACCAGTTTGTCCACCCGGACGTTCTGCAGACCTGCCAGCTTTCCATGGGCTGCACGATTCTGGAGCCCGGAAGCGTTTGGAACACGATGCCGGTTCACACGCACGAAAGGCGGATGGAAGTCTACCTGTATTTCAATATTCCCAAAGACAATGTTGTGTTCCATCTGATGGGCGAGGGACGGGAAACCAGGCACATCGTCATGCACAACGAGCAGGCTGTCATCAATCCGAGCTGGTCGATCCACGCGGGCTGCGGCACTTCAAACTATGCGTTCATCTGGGCTATGGCCGGGGAAAACCGCGCGTTTGACGATATGGACGAAATCCCGACGGAAGAACTGAAATAA
- a CDS encoding gluconate 5-dehydrogenase: protein MDILNQFSLKGKTALVTGASYGIGMALATAFSQAGAKIVFNDLRQELVDKGLDAYAERNIQAHGYVCDVTDEDQVKSLVEKAESEAGPIDILVNNAGIIKRIPMCDMAASEFRQVIDVDLNAPFIVSKAVIPGMIRRGHGKIINICSMMSELGRETVSAYAAAKGGLKMLTRNIASEYGQYNIQCNGIGPGYIETPQTAPLRTPDHPFNKFIISKTPAARWGKTDDLMGPAVFLASEASNFVNGHILYVDGGILAYIGKQP from the coding sequence ATGGATATTTTAAATCAATTTTCCCTGAAAGGGAAAACGGCTCTTGTAACGGGCGCATCCTACGGAATCGGAATGGCGCTTGCAACCGCTTTCTCACAGGCTGGAGCGAAAATCGTGTTTAACGATCTGAGGCAGGAACTTGTCGATAAGGGCCTCGATGCGTATGCAGAGCGGAACATCCAGGCCCACGGCTATGTCTGCGACGTGACCGACGAGGATCAGGTAAAAAGCCTTGTTGAAAAAGCGGAGTCCGAAGCCGGGCCGATCGACATCCTGGTGAACAACGCGGGGATCATCAAGCGCATCCCCATGTGCGACATGGCGGCGTCGGAATTCCGCCAGGTGATCGACGTTGATCTCAACGCCCCGTTTATTGTCTCCAAGGCTGTGATTCCCGGCATGATCCGCCGCGGCCACGGCAAAATCATCAATATCTGCTCCATGATGAGCGAGCTTGGCAGAGAGACCGTCAGCGCTTACGCCGCAGCCAAAGGCGGCCTGAAGATGCTGACCCGGAATATCGCGTCCGAATACGGACAGTACAACATCCAGTGCAACGGCATCGGCCCCGGGTACATTGAAACGCCGCAGACCGCCCCGCTTCGCACCCCTGATCATCCGTTCAACAAATTTATCATCTCAAAGACCCCGGCGGCCCGCTGGGGGAAAACCGACGACCTGATGGGGCCGGCTGTTTTTCTCGCTTCCGAAGCATCCAATTTTGTAAATGGACACATTCTTTATGTGGACGGCGGAATTCTGGCCTATATCGGCAAACAGCCCTGA
- a CDS encoding cupin domain-containing protein: MLNQRWVFHGEAEPFDNGKGVVRRTLAYSKDLMCVENTFAQGAAGALHHHPHTQITYVVSGEFEFNIDGEKRIVKAGDTMLKLNGVEHGCTCLKAGVLLDIFTPMREDFV; this comes from the coding sequence ATGTTAAATCAAAGATGGGTGTTTCACGGGGAAGCGGAACCCTTCGATAATGGAAAAGGCGTCGTCAGGAGAACACTGGCGTACAGCAAAGACCTGATGTGCGTGGAAAACACGTTCGCACAGGGTGCGGCGGGCGCGCTCCATCATCATCCGCATACACAGATTACCTACGTGGTCAGCGGGGAATTTGAATTCAATATCGATGGAGAAAAAAGAATTGTGAAAGCAGGAGACACCATGTTGAAACTGAATGGCGTCGAGCATGGCTGCACCTGCCTGAAAGCCGGCGTGCTGCTGGATATTTTTACTCCGATGCGGGAGGATTTCGTTTAG
- a CDS encoding tripartite tricarboxylate transporter permease — translation MSTYLTSLLICFQPVHFLLIVGTCIVGIIFGAIPGLSAAIGISLLLPVTFSMDTETSFCMLLAMYIGGVSGAFISATLMGIPGASSSIATTFDAYPMTQKGEASKALSIGIIASFIGTLGSILIATFLSPLIAQLALMLGPWEYFSLCFCAITLVSALAEGSMFKCLLSTAIGLLLGYFGMDSVSGVLRFTFGNHNLDNGISLIAITLGVFACLQVVENFAKGSQELPEVKKANLKGLGLKRQDFTEHIGTIVRSFLLGLWVGFLPGIGSGVSNLIAYAQAKSSSKHSELFGTGYPGGIWASETSNNASVGGAIIPMIALGIPGDSITAMLLTGMMIHGLQPGPLLMSSNPEISYLVFACVLVSAIVVLIVELATKRWFPMILKIPYHFLYSAILVICFIGAFTAANSIFDIYMMLACCALGIVMKIAKIPVSPLLLSFVLSGNLESYFRNSISYANGSYAMFFTRPVSFLFILVGVLSIVWPTAKKAFGKKDKWNKEKKAEC, via the coding sequence ATGAGTACCTATCTGACAAGTCTGCTGATCTGTTTTCAGCCTGTTCATTTTCTTCTGATCGTGGGGACCTGTATTGTAGGCATTATTTTCGGAGCCATACCGGGCCTGAGCGCGGCGATTGGCATTTCCCTCCTGCTCCCTGTAACGTTCAGCATGGATACGGAAACCAGCTTCTGCATGCTTTTGGCCATGTATATTGGAGGCGTGTCCGGCGCTTTCATCTCGGCGACGTTGATGGGAATTCCGGGCGCCTCCTCATCCATCGCGACGACCTTTGACGCTTATCCGATGACGCAGAAGGGCGAGGCCTCCAAAGCGCTTTCGATCGGGATCATCGCGTCGTTTATCGGAACGCTCGGCTCCATTCTGATCGCTACCTTTTTAAGCCCGCTGATCGCCCAGCTGGCCCTGATGCTTGGCCCGTGGGAGTACTTCAGCCTGTGCTTCTGCGCCATCACGCTGGTGTCGGCTCTGGCGGAAGGCAGTATGTTCAAATGCCTTTTGTCGACCGCAATCGGTCTGCTGCTCGGTTACTTCGGAATGGACAGCGTTTCCGGTGTTCTGCGGTTCACGTTTGGGAACCATAATCTGGACAACGGCATCAGCCTGATCGCCATCACGCTGGGTGTGTTTGCCTGTTTGCAGGTCGTGGAAAACTTTGCGAAGGGTTCGCAGGAGCTGCCTGAGGTCAAAAAAGCGAATTTAAAAGGACTTGGGCTCAAAAGGCAGGATTTTACGGAGCATATCGGGACCATCGTCCGGTCATTTTTGCTGGGACTCTGGGTGGGCTTTCTGCCCGGAATAGGGTCCGGGGTGTCCAATCTGATCGCTTATGCACAGGCAAAATCCAGCAGCAAACACTCCGAATTGTTCGGAACCGGTTATCCGGGGGGCATTTGGGCTTCGGAAACGTCGAATAACGCCTCTGTCGGCGGCGCGATTATCCCGATGATCGCGCTCGGCATTCCGGGAGACAGCATTACGGCGATGCTGCTGACGGGCATGATGATTCACGGGCTGCAGCCGGGACCGCTTCTGATGTCGTCGAATCCTGAAATATCATACCTGGTCTTTGCGTGCGTCCTTGTAAGCGCGATCGTTGTACTCATTGTTGAACTGGCAACCAAAAGATGGTTTCCGATGATTTTGAAAATCCCATACCACTTTTTGTACAGCGCCATTTTGGTCATCTGCTTCATCGGCGCATTTACGGCGGCGAACAGCATTTTTGATATCTACATGATGCTGGCCTGCTGTGCGCTGGGCATCGTGATGAAAATCGCCAAGATCCCGGTGAGCCCGCTTCTCCTCTCTTTCGTCCTGAGCGGCAATTTGGAAAGCTATTTCAGAAATAGCATCAGCTACGCGAACGGCAGCTATGCCATGTTCTTCACGCGCCCCGTGTCATTTTTGTTTATTCTTGTCGGCGTTTTAAGCATCGTTTGGCCTACCGCTAAAAAGGCTTTTGGAAAAAAAGATAAATGGAATAAGGAGAAAAAAGCAGAATGTTAA
- a CDS encoding tripartite tricarboxylate transporter TctB family protein, protein MGEKTLKKDGIVGIGAVLAAAFFFYHTQEIRTPANLVEPGPTLMPIIAEALMAVCGLGMLVESLLKREEDEAYLAKDGWKRLFVAFGVMVLYAVGLQFLGFNISTPVISFVLIKMLSGGKKVPAALSAVIAVALTAALYLIFTKGFAISLPEGVLGIF, encoded by the coding sequence TTGGGAGAAAAAACGCTCAAAAAAGACGGCATTGTCGGGATTGGAGCCGTATTGGCCGCCGCGTTCTTTTTTTATCACACACAGGAGATCAGAACGCCGGCGAACCTGGTCGAGCCGGGACCGACCCTGATGCCAATTATTGCGGAAGCGCTGATGGCGGTATGCGGATTAGGCATGCTTGTCGAATCGCTGCTGAAACGGGAGGAAGATGAGGCTTATCTGGCGAAGGACGGCTGGAAACGGCTTTTCGTCGCTTTCGGCGTGATGGTCCTCTATGCCGTCGGGCTTCAGTTCCTCGGCTTTAACATATCGACCCCGGTCATATCGTTTGTTCTGATCAAAATGCTGAGCGGCGGAAAAAAGGTGCCGGCGGCGCTGTCCGCGGTGATTGCGGTTGCCCTGACAGCCGCGCTTTACCTGATCTTTACGAAAGGTTTTGCCATCAGTCTGCCCGAAGGTGTGTTGGGCATATTTTAA
- a CDS encoding tripartite tricarboxylate transporter substrate binding protein, protein MKKVLESVLAVCLLGSMLCACSQSGGGSSASSGASKADSASSVNWPAGTVNLMVPGKAGGGSDLTTRYLSTGLNKEQGINFSVYNYDNTAVCFQNIANQKPDGANLCVAHTAIMTQYITGTSEVDPAKQVTVIAAIGNNGLRCIAARKDAPYNTFKEMVDYCKTHPGIVKAGMAPGGTTQFMLGKIESECGVKFNNVQCAEETDRLTNLAGGFIDIGSISLSNGLEYEKAGKLKVLATIGTDGAKIEDFDAAAAQKQNYKSVQEQGYQNVAWGTSYYLVGPAGMSQDLVEKINASLKNIASADSEYTKGMKQMGQIAEWHDVQESQKMYQEEYDSAVKVAKDLGIYSVKQ, encoded by the coding sequence ATGAAAAAAGTATTGGAAAGCGTTTTAGCCGTATGTTTATTGGGGTCCATGCTTTGCGCGTGTTCGCAGAGCGGCGGGGGGAGCTCCGCGTCTTCCGGCGCGTCAAAGGCCGATTCGGCCTCGAGTGTAAACTGGCCGGCCGGAACCGTGAACCTGATGGTGCCCGGAAAGGCCGGGGGCGGTTCCGATCTGACGACCAGGTATCTTTCCACGGGGCTCAATAAGGAGCAGGGGATCAATTTCTCGGTCTACAATTACGACAATACCGCCGTGTGCTTTCAGAACATTGCAAACCAGAAGCCGGACGGCGCGAATCTCTGTGTGGCGCACACGGCGATCATGACGCAGTATATTACCGGAACCAGCGAGGTCGATCCGGCCAAGCAGGTAACGGTGATAGCGGCCATCGGGAACAACGGGCTTCGCTGCATCGCGGCGAGGAAAGACGCTCCCTACAACACGTTCAAGGAAATGGTCGATTACTGCAAAACCCATCCGGGAATCGTAAAGGCGGGCATGGCTCCGGGCGGAACGACACAGTTTATGCTGGGAAAAATCGAGTCGGAGTGCGGAGTCAAGTTCAACAATGTGCAGTGCGCCGAAGAAACGGACCGGCTGACGAATCTCGCGGGCGGATTTATTGATATCGGAAGCATTTCGCTGAGCAACGGGCTCGAATATGAGAAGGCGGGCAAGCTGAAGGTCCTGGCCACGATCGGGACGGACGGGGCGAAAATTGAAGATTTTGACGCCGCCGCGGCGCAGAAACAGAACTATAAATCCGTCCAGGAGCAGGGGTATCAGAATGTCGCCTGGGGTACGAGCTATTACCTGGTCGGGCCTGCCGGCATGAGCCAGGACCTGGTCGAAAAGATCAACGCCTCCCTGAAAAACATCGCGTCCGCGGACTCGGAATACACCAAGGGCATGAAACAGATGGGCCAGATTGCCGAGTGGCACGACGTCCAGGAATCCCAGAAGATGTACCAGGAAGAATACGACAGCGCCGTGAAGGTGGCGAAGGACCTCGGCATTTACAGTGTGAAGCAGTAA
- a CDS encoding enolase C-terminal domain-like protein — MFSFDFKDQIQFRKAVYYSFKPIPLPRPFQDGTGGMGKFAPEHGCIELYDEEGACAHLCVGRGFIKDILPLILNGEKRSYNEWRKNLYWKVRNSGFQSPQAVEVGSLDLMMLDILSQRAGLPLHRFLGAKKDWAAAYKGGGSILLDDSALVEDMVRYAEEGYTTVKFKVGSSDIERDVRRLEKVRKAVGDKIDIAVDANQKWDAETAFHFSELVGPYRPAWLEEPVHSHDMNEIKRLKNMGISIPIAFGESMRISFAYETYIEKGVDHLQPSVGRMSRMDDLIRIRDMAREHHVRFSSGGRVYLNAIFGCLYREDELIEYHEPISKPVGEYMLYRPEEKNGRFYCQTDVPGNPQRMDLARLEEDGLMESRQVFYVES; from the coding sequence ATGTTTTCATTTGATTTTAAGGATCAAATCCAGTTCCGAAAAGCGGTATATTACAGCTTTAAGCCGATTCCGCTGCCAAGGCCCTTTCAGGACGGCACGGGCGGGATGGGAAAATTTGCGCCCGAGCATGGATGCATTGAGCTCTACGATGAAGAAGGCGCCTGCGCGCACCTTTGCGTCGGGCGCGGTTTTATAAAAGACATCCTTCCGCTCATTCTCAACGGAGAGAAAAGAAGCTACAACGAGTGGCGGAAAAATTTGTACTGGAAGGTGCGGAACAGCGGATTCCAAAGCCCGCAGGCAGTGGAAGTCGGTTCTTTGGACCTGATGATGCTGGACATTCTTTCCCAGAGGGCAGGACTGCCGCTGCACCGTTTCCTCGGCGCGAAAAAGGACTGGGCCGCGGCCTACAAGGGAGGAGGTTCGATCTTACTGGACGACAGCGCGCTGGTGGAAGACATGGTCCGTTATGCCGAAGAGGGGTATACGACCGTCAAATTCAAAGTCGGCAGCAGTGATATCGAAAGAGATGTAAGGCGGCTGGAAAAGGTCAGAAAGGCGGTTGGTGACAAAATCGATATCGCGGTAGACGCCAACCAAAAATGGGACGCCGAAACCGCATTCCATTTTTCAGAGCTTGTGGGACCTTACCGTCCCGCATGGCTGGAAGAGCCGGTCCATTCGCACGATATGAATGAGATCAAGCGGCTGAAGAACATGGGGATCTCGATTCCAATCGCATTCGGGGAATCCATGAGGATCTCGTTTGCCTATGAGACCTACATAGAGAAGGGCGTGGACCATTTGCAGCCGTCCGTCGGCAGAATGAGCCGGATGGACGACCTGATCCGGATCAGGGACATGGCAAGGGAACACCACGTCCGCTTCTCTTCCGGCGGCAGGGTATACCTGAATGCGATTTTCGGGTGTCTGTACAGGGAGGACGAGCTGATCGAGTACCATGAGCCGATCAGCAAGCCGGTCGGGGAGTATATGCTGTACCGGCCGGAAGAAAAGAACGGCAGATTCTACTGCCAGACGGATGTCCCTGGGAATCCTCAGCGCATGGATCTCGCAAGGCTCGAAGAGGACGGCCTGATGGAGAGCCGCCAGGTATTCTACGTGGAAAGCTGA
- a CDS encoding PrpR N-terminal domain-containing protein, with protein MSGIALFAPDDETCHQAEDFLKTAKDSHISIFKRSQTEDILVEAQKAISEGVTIIIARGRQAEIIKKNTNVTVADIVLTAQELGLLILKAKNIIGINKRRICIGLFGWGEMFCDTTYFEQLYDVTLRRYPLHEEEEWRNVIRNSVNDGIDIIIGGKSVMEYAEAIDIPSLYLSGTGESLRVAIKNAESLYHMAKIEERNYAQFSTVLDSSSNGIIKLSSNGKILILNRMMEEIIGIGSDKLIGLPINRIFKEINQEKILEVLNGETENYSTLLTFRNQELVLIMEPIIVDQAIEGGILSFNRLHRINAANKNQLEKQYLSGYVAHATFDDISKKMKGLYKIVETAKLYALSSSPMLIESLSGPELDVIAQGIHNYSMRRNGPFLMINMAGMTEDQQSAALFGTPGSQDGGALLDADHGTLVIQSIDKLSLPIQYKLTRAIRSKRISTGKRPSDFTIFDTRIIACTAKDLTELRKKYLFRSDLYFTLKSLCLRIPELKDRPEDVAFLLSTYTRQYMQQYSRFHVLTGQARKLLLEYPWEGNSIQLQTFCERMILTAQSRSITEEYVLSLLNELYHNDLNIYEDMASEKLKNAEFLDKLEDPMYKLIYGALQKYKGNRKLAAAELKISTTTLWRKMKKYQMTQDWQK; from the coding sequence ATGTCGGGGATCGCTCTGTTTGCTCCGGACGATGAGACCTGCCATCAGGCGGAGGATTTTCTGAAAACAGCGAAAGACAGCCATATTTCTATCTTTAAAAGGAGCCAGACGGAAGACATCCTCGTGGAGGCCCAGAAAGCCATATCCGAGGGAGTCACTATCATCATTGCGAGGGGCCGTCAGGCGGAGATCATAAAAAAGAATACGAATGTCACCGTTGCGGACATCGTATTAACGGCTCAGGAACTTGGCCTTCTGATTCTGAAGGCCAAGAATATCATCGGCATCAATAAGCGCCGGATTTGCATCGGACTGTTCGGATGGGGGGAAATGTTCTGCGATACCACCTATTTTGAACAGCTGTATGACGTGACTTTGAGGCGTTATCCGCTGCACGAAGAGGAAGAATGGCGCAATGTAATCCGGAACTCGGTAAATGACGGGATTGACATTATCATCGGCGGCAAATCCGTTATGGAATACGCCGAGGCGATCGATATTCCCAGTCTCTACCTCTCGGGAACCGGGGAATCTCTGCGGGTCGCCATAAAAAATGCCGAGTCTCTTTACCATATGGCAAAAATCGAGGAGCGCAACTACGCTCAGTTTTCCACCGTGCTGGACAGTTCTTCCAACGGCATCATCAAACTGAGCAGCAACGGCAAGATCCTGATTTTGAACCGCATGATGGAGGAAATTATCGGCATTGGTTCGGACAAGCTGATTGGGCTTCCGATCAACCGCATTTTCAAGGAGATCAACCAGGAAAAGATTCTTGAGGTTTTAAACGGAGAAACCGAAAACTATTCCACGCTTCTCACTTTCCGAAACCAGGAGCTGGTTTTGATCATGGAGCCGATCATTGTCGATCAGGCGATCGAGGGAGGCATCCTTTCCTTCAACCGCTTGCACCGTATTAATGCCGCAAACAAAAATCAGCTGGAGAAGCAGTATCTCAGCGGTTATGTCGCGCACGCCACATTCGACGACATCAGTAAAAAAATGAAAGGGCTTTATAAGATCGTGGAAACCGCGAAGCTGTACGCCCTGTCTTCCAGCCCGATGCTGATCGAGTCGCTTTCCGGCCCCGAACTGGATGTGATCGCTCAGGGAATCCATAATTACAGCATGAGGAGAAACGGCCCATTCCTCATGATCAACATGGCCGGCATGACGGAAGATCAGCAGTCCGCCGCGCTGTTCGGCACGCCGGGGTCCCAGGACGGCGGCGCCCTTTTGGATGCGGATCACGGCACGCTTGTCATTCAAAGCATCGACAAGCTCAGCCTTCCCATCCAATACAAACTGACCAGAGCGATCCGCTCCAAAAGGATCTCCACCGGCAAACGGCCGTCAGACTTCACGATTTTTGACACGCGCATTATCGCCTGCACCGCAAAGGACCTGACCGAACTTAGAAAAAAGTACCTGTTTCGCTCCGATTTGTACTTCACTTTAAAGTCGCTCTGCCTCAGGATCCCGGAGCTGAAAGACAGGCCGGAAGACGTGGCCTTCCTGCTCAGCACCTACACCAGGCAATATATGCAGCAGTACTCCCGGTTTCACGTGCTGACCGGCCAGGCCAGGAAACTGCTCCTGGAATATCCCTGGGAAGGAAACAGCATTCAACTGCAGACTTTTTGCGAGCGGATGATTCTTACCGCGCAAAGCCGAAGCATCACGGAAGAATACGTGCTTTCCCTCCTGAATGAGCTTTACCATAACGACCTGAACATCTATGAGGACATGGCTTCTGAAAAACTCAAAAACGCGGAATTCCTTGACAAACTTGAGGACCCCATGTACAAACTGATTTACGGCGCCCTGCAAAAATACAAGGGAAACCGCAAGCTTGCCGCCGCCGAGCTTAAAATCAGCACCACGACTTTATGGCGTAAAATGAAAAAATACCAAATGACTCAAGACTGGCAGAAGTAG